The proteins below are encoded in one region of Silene latifolia isolate original U9 population chromosome 2, ASM4854445v1, whole genome shotgun sequence:
- the LOC141640849 gene encoding uncharacterized protein LOC141640849 encodes MLPGYIDGTWTTQSKYIPAMGYEWLKERKPAVIWYKWIWNEHVTPKHQFMGWLYAHGAMRTKDKLIMYGLEVDDRCFLCEQAAESIDHLLCDCIYSRRVVQDMSQKMQISFPVTDMIGWCTQRTGTKLHKGVQAALLRGIVYNIWQQRNKSRMEGMLLRHEGVVNQVIEEVKGRLHGRDFRVLGFRLVTKYEFICN; translated from the coding sequence ATGCTCCCTGGGTATATTGATGGTACTTGGACTACACAGTCCAAGTATATTCCTGCTATGGGATATGAATGGCTAAAAGAAAGAAAACCTGCTGTTATCTGGTATAAATGGATCTGGAATGAGCATGTGACTCCTAAGCATCAATTCATGGGGTGGCTGTATGCACATGGAGCTATGAGGACTAAGGATAAACTGATTATGTATGGTCTGGAGGTTGATGACAGATGTTTTCTGTGTGAACAGGCTGCTGAAAGCATTGACCATCTGCTGTGTGATTGTATATACAGTAGGAGGGTCGTGCAGGACATGAGTCAAAAGATGCAAATTAGCTTCCCTGTCACTGATATGATAGGATGGTGCACTCAGAGAACAGGTACGAAATTGCACAAGGGGGTGCAGGCTGCCTTACTGAGGGGGATAGTGTATAATATTTGGCAGCAGAGAAACAAAAGCAGAATGGAGGGGATGTTGCTAAGGCATGAAGGAGTAGTTAATCAAGTCATTGAGGAGGTTAAAGGAAGGCTACATGGAAGGGACTTCAGAGTACTCGGATTTAGATTGGTTACAAAATATGAATTTATATGTAATTGA